The following are encoded together in the Blautia obeum ATCC 29174 genome:
- a CDS encoding U32 family peptidase, producing MKVDHNVELLAPAGSYEAFEAALGAGADAVYVGGPEFGARAYAHNFTQDELLQAIDTVHIHGKKLYLTVNTLLKNRELQDRLYDALRPLYENGLDAVIIQDLGVFQFIRQNFPGLHLHASTQMTVTGPEGMKFLEEQGASRVVAARELSLQELSAMHQASPIEIEAFIHGALCYSFSGQCLMSSILGGRSGNRGRCAQPCRLPYQVRQENGSYSFRQQDFCPLSLKDMCSVDLLPDILEAGVTSLKIEGRMKQPGYTAAVTGMYRKYLDILLSSDMTYQVNDRDRQYLLDIFSRGGSCQGYYKQHNGPSMMAFTNEKKTNGIPENLPRKKEPISGTLVLYPECPAFLELSCHDIHVTFSTGEVQFAREHPMSEDRIRKQMDKLGNTEFEWDELDIQMGEQIFLPVKTLNELRREAIALLEQELCAPYRRSATDTPVMATADKPADTNSSLSILVSCETVDQALLLYKNPEISGMYLYYDAMSLCMSKGLQYQKDLYLTLPYITRGSAPEGFFETCSQWLENGMKGFLVRNLESYGMLRHLGWQKYCVLDTSIYTWNNESVSFWKKEGILRNTVPYELNEKEIAHRNNSNSEMIIYGNIPLMLSAQCVRKNTLKCDCNERKMILKDRYEKEFSCCCVCHPWKTGTTEKEEYCYNILYNSISFGLLKESQKVRNLGVNCLRLNFTTESPEQSADILQEFLNVYLHGKTPGNQEYTKGHFKRGAE from the coding sequence TTGAAAGTAGATCATAATGTAGAACTTCTGGCTCCCGCCGGATCTTATGAAGCTTTTGAAGCTGCTCTGGGAGCAGGAGCAGATGCTGTTTATGTCGGCGGTCCCGAATTCGGTGCCCGGGCATATGCACACAATTTCACACAGGATGAACTTTTACAGGCAATTGATACCGTTCATATTCATGGCAAAAAATTATATCTGACAGTAAATACACTTCTGAAAAACCGTGAATTGCAGGACAGACTGTATGATGCGCTGCGACCACTGTACGAAAACGGTCTTGATGCTGTTATCATACAGGATCTCGGTGTATTCCAGTTTATACGCCAGAATTTTCCGGGACTGCATCTTCATGCAAGTACACAGATGACAGTAACCGGCCCCGAAGGAATGAAATTTCTTGAGGAACAGGGCGCATCACGTGTAGTTGCTGCCAGAGAACTTTCTCTTCAGGAGCTGTCAGCCATGCATCAGGCAAGTCCGATCGAAATAGAGGCCTTTATCCATGGTGCCCTCTGTTACAGTTTTTCTGGTCAATGTCTCATGAGCAGCATACTCGGCGGCAGAAGCGGCAATCGTGGAAGATGTGCACAGCCTTGTCGCCTTCCCTATCAGGTTCGGCAGGAGAATGGCAGTTATTCATTCAGACAACAGGATTTCTGTCCACTCAGTCTGAAAGACATGTGCAGTGTAGACCTTCTCCCCGACATTCTGGAGGCCGGCGTTACCTCTTTGAAAATTGAAGGACGAATGAAACAACCTGGATATACTGCTGCTGTTACCGGAATGTATCGTAAATATCTGGACATCCTTCTTAGCAGTGACATGACTTATCAGGTTAATGACCGCGACCGGCAGTATCTTCTGGATATATTTAGCCGTGGAGGTTCCTGTCAGGGTTATTATAAACAGCATAATGGTCCATCTATGATGGCCTTTACAAACGAGAAAAAGACAAACGGAATTCCGGAAAATCTTCCTCGAAAAAAAGAACCCATTTCCGGTACGCTGGTTCTTTATCCGGAATGTCCGGCTTTTCTGGAACTTTCATGCCATGATATACATGTAACTTTCTCAACCGGTGAAGTACAGTTTGCCAGAGAACATCCTATGTCTGAAGATCGCATTCGTAAACAGATGGATAAACTTGGAAATACGGAATTTGAATGGGATGAACTGGATATACAGATGGGAGAGCAGATTTTTCTTCCGGTCAAAACATTAAATGAACTCCGCCGCGAAGCGATTGCCCTGTTGGAACAGGAACTATGTGCACCCTACAGACGTTCTGCCACTGATACTCCTGTTATGGCCACAGCGGACAAACCGGCAGATACAAATTCCAGCCTTTCAATCCTTGTATCCTGCGAAACTGTAGATCAGGCATTACTTTTATATAAAAATCCTGAGATTTCCGGTATGTATCTTTATTACGATGCAATGAGCCTCTGCATGTCAAAGGGATTACAATATCAGAAGGACTTGTATCTGACACTCCCATATATCACCCGTGGTTCAGCACCAGAAGGCTTTTTCGAAACCTGCAGCCAATGGCTTGAGAATGGAATGAAGGGATTTCTTGTACGAAATCTTGAAAGTTATGGAATGCTTCGACATCTTGGATGGCAAAAATACTGTGTTCTTGATACTTCCATCTATACCTGGAATAACGAATCTGTCTCTTTCTGGAAGAAAGAAGGCATACTTCGAAATACAGTTCCTTATGAATTAAATGAAAAAGAAATCGCACACCGAAACAATTCCAACAGTGAGATGATCATATACGGAAACATTCCGTTAATGCTTTCTGCGCAGTGTGTAAGAAAAAACACGCTGAAATGTGACTGCAACGAAAGAAAAATGATTTTGAAGGACCGTTATGAAAAAGAGTTTTCCTGTTGTTGTGTATGTCACCCATGGAAAACAGGAACTACAGAAAAAGAAGAATACTGTTATAATATTCTTTATAACAGTATTTCCTTCGGACTTCTGAAAGAATCTCAGAAAGTCCGAAATCTTGGTGTCAACTGTCTGCGACTGAATTTTACGACCGAATCACCGGAACAATCTGCCGACATACTGCAGGAATTTTTAAATGTATATCTGCACGGCAAAACACCCGGTAATCAGGAGTACACCAAAGGACATTTTAAAAGAGGAGCCGAGTAA
- a CDS encoding FtsW/RodA/SpoVE family cell cycle protein, protein MINVIVELSKYIILTLMIVYTFHCFYTVRQSDEEDRNELLRQQLLLIFFIDFTAFLVLYLKTFNFKIVEFYAEMLLFFAAIQILYRMLYKKASILLLNNMCMLLSVGFIMLCRLDISSAQKQLLIAAGVSAIALVIPVMIRKMRFLRRLTWVYAGIGIILLAAVFALARTSYGAKLSLLGVQPSEAIKITFVFFMASFLSRDTSFKAIVQVTVVAALHVGILVLSKDLGSAVIFFVAYLVMVYVATRNVGYLALGIGGGSAAAVVAYHLFGHVRQRVSAWKDPMAVYQNEGYQIVQSLFAIGTGGWFGMGLYQGSPESIPVVKNDFIFSAICEELGGIFAICLILVCMSFFLMIVNIALRIINPFYKLIALGLGVEYAFQVFLTIGGATKFIPMTGVTLPLVSYGGSSLLCTILMLAIIQGLYILREDEDEEFEKRKQEAIQRLRAGETINRTRQI, encoded by the coding sequence ATGATTAATGTAATTGTAGAATTATCCAAATACATCATCCTGACACTGATGATCGTATATACCTTTCACTGTTTTTATACTGTACGGCAGTCTGATGAAGAGGATCGCAACGAATTGCTCCGGCAACAGCTTTTGCTGATTTTTTTCATTGATTTCACTGCATTTCTTGTTCTCTATCTTAAAACATTCAATTTTAAGATAGTTGAATTTTATGCAGAAATGCTTCTGTTTTTTGCTGCCATTCAGATTTTATACCGAATGCTATACAAAAAAGCATCTATTTTGCTTCTGAACAATATGTGTATGCTGTTGAGTGTTGGCTTTATTATGCTCTGCCGCCTGGATATATCTTCAGCACAGAAACAACTTCTGATCGCAGCCGGCGTCAGTGCTATTGCTCTGGTCATTCCTGTCATGATCCGGAAGATGCGTTTTCTTCGCAGACTTACATGGGTATATGCCGGAATCGGTATTATTCTTCTTGCTGCAGTCTTTGCTCTTGCAAGAACGAGTTATGGAGCTAAACTTTCACTGCTGGGTGTACAGCCATCCGAAGCGATCAAGATTACTTTTGTGTTCTTTATGGCATCTTTTCTATCCAGAGATACCAGTTTCAAGGCAATCGTTCAGGTTACAGTCGTTGCAGCACTTCACGTGGGTATTCTGGTTCTCTCAAAGGACCTTGGAAGTGCAGTGATCTTCTTTGTCGCATATCTCGTTATGGTATATGTTGCAACACGAAATGTTGGTTATCTTGCACTTGGAATCGGCGGTGGTTCAGCTGCAGCAGTTGTTGCATATCATCTGTTCGGTCATGTCCGCCAGCGAGTCAGCGCATGGAAAGATCCTATGGCAGTCTATCAGAATGAGGGATATCAGATTGTGCAGTCACTCTTTGCCATTGGTACCGGGGGCTGGTTCGGCATGGGATTATACCAGGGTTCTCCAGAATCTATCCCTGTTGTCAAGAACGATTTTATCTTCAGTGCAATCTGTGAGGAATTAGGTGGTATTTTTGCCATTTGTCTGATTCTCGTGTGCATGAGCTTTTTCCTTATGATCGTTAATATTGCTTTACGTATCATTAATCCATTCTACAAGCTTATTGCACTGGGACTTGGAGTAGAATATGCCTTCCAGGTATTTCTAACGATCGGTGGTGCTACCAAATTCATCCCTATGACAGGTGTAACACTTCCCCTTGTAAGTTATGGTGGAAGTTCTCTTTTATGTACAATTTTAATGCTTGCAATTATCCAGGGACTTTATATTCTAAGAGAAGACGAGGACGAGGAATTTGAAAAACGAAAACAGGAAGCAATACAGAGACTCCGGGCAGGAGAAACAATTAACAGAACGCGCCAGATCTAA